Proteins from a genomic interval of Hydrogenophaga sp. PAMC20947:
- a CDS encoding LapA family protein has translation MKYLMWLLNAAIFFTLFAFALNNQEAITVHLFFGAQWQVPLVLALFSALLVGVGLGVFVMLPLWLRARKPASPKPPALKPNDTPQSTDASASPTL, from the coding sequence TTGAAATACCTGATGTGGCTGCTCAACGCAGCCATTTTTTTTACACTCTTCGCTTTCGCGCTGAACAACCAGGAAGCCATCACGGTGCACCTGTTCTTTGGTGCGCAATGGCAGGTACCGCTGGTGCTCGCACTGTTTTCGGCTTTGCTGGTCGGCGTAGGCCTTGGCGTCTTCGTGATGCTGCCTCTGTGGTTGCGGGCACGAAAACCGGCTTCACCCAAGCCCCCCGCCCTGAAACCCAACGACACGCCCCAGTCCACCGACGCTTCTGCTTCGCCCACGCTCTGA